From Mucilaginibacter inviolabilis, a single genomic window includes:
- a CDS encoding ABC transporter ATP-binding protein: MNYDLNKLSQTQQKTSTLAGLKKLLQLIAHEKKVLLLALLAILTNSSLNLLGPLVIGHTIDTYVQHKDYSGVIHNAIILLCMYLLALFTSFSQTKLMGSVSQRMLFTLRNSIFNKLQQLPVAFFNQNKAGDLISRVNNDTDKLNQFFSQSLMQFIGNISIMVGAGVFLLLIKFELGAATLAPAVLILILTLALSPWIKRKNALNLKSVGGMSSEIQESLHNFKVIIAFNRRDYFRKRFETANRDNYKTAISSGLANNVFVPVYGLFASIAQLIVLALGIYLITIGQFSIGLLVSYLSYSTNFYNPLRQLAALWTNFQLAMAGWDRISQILSLETDLPVIENGITERDAALLEFRNVHFGYNDDQEILHNICFKLEQGKTYALVGPTGGGKTTTASLIARLYDPSKGLVMLDGRDIRTYSPEERTQKIGFILQEPFLFTGTVKDNILYGNDLYKDHTNEQLERVIVDANLGSLLAIFESGLDTQVLSSGDSISLGQKQLIAFMRAVLRNPQILILDEATANIDTITEQLLSDILNKLPDTTTRVIIAHRLNTIENADEIFFVNSGEVSRAGSLNDAMDMLLQGKRVS, encoded by the coding sequence ATGAATTACGATCTGAATAAACTTAGTCAAACACAGCAAAAGACATCGACGCTTGCCGGGCTTAAAAAATTGCTGCAATTAATAGCGCATGAAAAAAAGGTGCTTTTACTGGCATTGCTGGCCATATTAACCAACTCCTCACTCAACTTGTTAGGGCCCCTGGTTATCGGGCATACTATAGATACCTATGTACAGCATAAAGATTATAGCGGTGTTATACATAATGCCATCATATTGCTATGTATGTACCTGCTGGCCTTGTTTACCAGTTTTAGTCAAACTAAATTAATGGGCAGCGTAAGTCAGCGGATGCTATTTACCCTGCGTAACTCTATATTCAACAAATTACAGCAGCTGCCTGTGGCCTTTTTTAACCAGAATAAGGCTGGCGACCTGATATCGAGAGTAAACAATGATACCGATAAGCTCAATCAGTTTTTTTCGCAATCGCTGATGCAGTTTATCGGTAATATCTCCATTATGGTAGGTGCAGGTGTGTTTTTGTTACTGATCAAGTTTGAATTAGGAGCAGCTACATTGGCCCCGGCTGTACTTATTTTGATATTGACGTTGGCTTTATCGCCCTGGATAAAACGGAAAAATGCCCTGAACCTGAAAAGTGTAGGGGGGATGAGCTCAGAGATACAGGAAAGCCTGCATAATTTTAAAGTGATCATTGCCTTTAACCGCCGCGATTATTTCCGCAAGCGTTTTGAAACGGCTAATCGCGATAATTACAAAACCGCCATCAGTTCGGGTTTAGCAAACAATGTTTTTGTGCCCGTTTACGGTTTGTTTGCCAGTATAGCACAATTGATTGTGCTGGCCTTGGGTATTTACCTCATTACTATTGGTCAGTTTAGTATTGGGTTACTGGTGAGTTATTTATCATACTCTACTAACTTTTATAACCCACTAAGGCAATTGGCAGCGTTATGGACAAACTTTCAGCTGGCTATGGCTGGTTGGGACAGGATCTCACAAATATTATCCCTGGAAACAGATCTGCCTGTTATAGAGAATGGCATAACTGAGCGGGATGCTGCCCTGTTAGAATTCAGGAACGTTCATTTTGGTTATAACGATGATCAGGAGATACTGCATAACATTTGCTTTAAGTTGGAGCAAGGTAAAACCTATGCGTTGGTTGGGCCAACCGGCGGTGGTAAAACCACAACGGCATCACTGATTGCCCGGTTATATGATCCGTCAAAAGGATTGGTTATGCTGGATGGCCGCGATATCAGAACTTACAGCCCGGAAGAGCGTACCCAAAAAATAGGCTTTATTTTACAAGAACCATTTTTATTTACCGGGACGGTTAAAGACAATATTTTATACGGTAATGATTTGTATAAAGACCATACCAACGAACAATTGGAAAGAGTGATTGTTGATGCTAACCTGGGTAGCCTGTTGGCTATTTTTGAAAGCGGGTTAGATACACAGGTACTTTCTTCTGGTGATAGTATCAGTCTTGGCCAAAAACAACTGATCGCTTTTATGCGGGCAGTATTGCGTAACCCGCAAATATTGATACTGGATGAGGCTACGGCAAATATTGATACCATAACCGAGCAGTTATTAAGCGATATTTTGAATAAATTACCGGATACCACTACAAGAGTAATCATCGCCCACCGCCTGAATACCATTGAAAACGCCGATGAGATATTTTTTGTTAATTCAGGTGAGGTATCCCGTGCAGGCTCATTGAATGATGCCATGGATATGTTGCTGCAGGGTAAGCGGGTTAGTTAA
- a CDS encoding ABC transporter ATP-binding protein: MKADTQKPDKKPPGVFSLLKPYMGLVSLLLLFALLSNGVNLWLPKIIASGIDDYTKQHFVFIDIIKKFSLAVLFIFVFSYLQTIIQTYASERVARDLRQKLADKISRQSHAFIEKANPSKLLTNLTADVDSIKLFVSQALVSIVSSLFIIIGASILLFTINWKLAMAVVMIIPIIGGTFFYVLKNVRALFIKSRGVIDQLNKVINESILGAALVRVINSQQLEYHKFLEANTEAKRYGLKILGFFAGLIPIVTFTANMAALTILMMGGHFVISGSMTLGSFAAFNSYLSLLIFPIFVLGFMSNLIAQASASFTRISVVLDAPDMVDGGTLKETLRGDVEFGNVSLVYGQKPALKNVSFSVAAGSKIAIIGPTAAGKTQLLYLLTNLINPTSGYVHYDGRSINDYNSESFHSQVGFVFQDSIIFNMSIRENIAFSDTVTDESLEKAIETAELKDFIDSLPNKLNTIVSERGSSLSGGQKQRIMLARALAVNPKVLLLDDFTARVDNNTEKKILTNIQKNYPGLTLISVTQKIASVEHYDQILLLTQGEIVARGVHDELMQTSPDYVQIFNSQQSTSNYEHGIAH; the protein is encoded by the coding sequence ATGAAAGCTGATACTCAAAAACCCGATAAAAAACCACCTGGTGTTTTTAGCCTGCTAAAACCCTATATGGGACTGGTTTCGCTACTTTTGTTGTTTGCATTGCTTAGTAATGGCGTGAATTTGTGGTTGCCTAAAATTATAGCCAGCGGAATAGATGATTATACCAAACAACATTTTGTATTTATTGATATCATTAAAAAGTTCTCGCTAGCGGTACTGTTTATTTTTGTGTTCAGTTATTTGCAAACTATTATTCAAACCTATGCCTCAGAGCGGGTAGCTCGCGATCTGCGGCAAAAACTGGCCGATAAGATATCCAGGCAAAGTCATGCTTTTATTGAAAAAGCCAACCCATCCAAGCTGCTTACCAATTTGACTGCCGATGTAGATTCCATTAAGCTGTTTGTATCGCAGGCATTGGTATCCATTGTATCGTCATTGTTCATTATTATTGGAGCCAGTATATTGCTGTTTACGATCAATTGGAAGCTGGCCATGGCGGTAGTTATGATTATCCCGATCATCGGCGGTACATTTTTTTATGTATTGAAGAACGTGCGGGCGCTGTTTATAAAAAGCAGGGGCGTAATAGATCAATTGAACAAGGTAATTAATGAGAGTATCCTGGGTGCAGCACTTGTGCGTGTCATCAATTCGCAGCAACTAGAGTATCATAAATTTTTGGAAGCCAATACCGAGGCTAAACGATATGGCCTAAAGATATTGGGCTTTTTTGCCGGATTGATACCTATAGTAACCTTTACAGCCAACATGGCAGCATTAACTATTTTAATGATGGGTGGTCATTTTGTAATCAGCGGAAGCATGACGTTGGGCAGCTTTGCCGCTTTTAACAGTTACTTGTCGCTACTCATATTCCCCATATTTGTATTGGGTTTTATGAGCAACCTGATTGCGCAGGCTTCGGCTTCATTTACCCGGATCAGCGTGGTATTGGATGCCCCGGATATGGTTGATGGCGGAACTTTAAAGGAAACGCTACGAGGCGACGTGGAATTTGGCAATGTATCATTGGTATATGGCCAAAAACCAGCGCTTAAAAATGTATCCTTTTCGGTAGCCGCAGGCTCAAAAATCGCTATCATCGGTCCTACAGCCGCAGGTAAAACCCAGTTGCTTTATTTGCTTACTAATCTTATTAACCCAACATCTGGTTATGTGCATTATGACGGGCGCAGTATTAATGATTATAACAGCGAATCGTTTCATAGCCAAGTGGGTTTTGTTTTTCAGGACAGCATTATTTTTAACATGAGCATCCGCGAAAATATTGCCTTTAGCGATACGGTTACCGACGAATCGTTAGAAAAAGCTATTGAAACAGCTGAACTGAAAGATTTTATCGACAGTTTGCCTAATAAGCTAAATACTATAGTTTCCGAACGAGGATCAAGTCTTTCGGGCGGGCAAAAGCAACGCATCATGCTGGCCCGTGCATTGGCAGTTAACCCAAAGGTTTTATTGCTGGATGATTTTACAGCCCGGGTTGACAACAACACCGAGAAAAAGATATTAACCAATATCCAGAAAAATTATCCCGGGCTAACGCTGATATCAGTTACCCAGAAAATAGCCTCGGTTGAGCATTACGACCAGATCCTGTTGCTTACACAGGGCGAAATTGTTGCCCGGGGAGTACATGATGAACTGATGCAAACCAGTCCGGATTACGTACAGATATTTAACTCACAGCAAAGTACCAGTAATTACGAACACGGTATTGCTCACTGA
- a CDS encoding NUDIX hydrolase: MQKYTGETRILAATDCIIFGFDGFNIKLLVVQRGLEPEKNKWSLMGGFIQPSESPDDAANRILELRTGLKNVYMEQFHVFGHPDRDPVERTLSIAYFALIDIHQYEKQLSEEYHPEWFLLNEMPELIFDHTEMVRLALRQLRYKAALHPILFQLLPEKFTIPQLQALYEGVYQTKFDDRNFSRKLLSTGLLVKLPEKDKLSSKKGAFYYRLDQSHYEQNFESFLNLVPNPEKFF, translated from the coding sequence ATGCAGAAGTATACCGGCGAGACGCGCATTTTAGCGGCGACAGATTGTATCATTTTTGGATTCGACGGATTTAACATCAAATTATTAGTTGTACAGCGTGGTCTTGAACCCGAAAAAAATAAATGGAGCCTGATGGGCGGCTTTATACAACCTTCGGAGTCGCCTGATGATGCTGCCAATCGCATATTAGAATTACGTACAGGGCTTAAAAATGTATACATGGAGCAATTTCATGTATTTGGTCATCCGGATCGGGATCCGGTGGAAAGAACCTTGTCTATAGCTTACTTTGCACTTATTGATATCCATCAATATGAAAAACAGCTGAGCGAAGAGTATCATCCGGAGTGGTTTTTACTCAATGAAATGCCCGAATTGATATTTGACCATACAGAAATGGTAAGGCTTGCCCTGCGCCAGCTGCGTTATAAAGCCGCACTGCACCCGATCTTGTTCCAGTTATTACCCGAAAAGTTTACCATACCGCAACTACAAGCACTTTACGAAGGTGTTTACCAAACCAAGTTTGATGACCGTAATTTTAGCCGTAAACTATTATCAACCGGCTTGCTGGTAAAACTACCTGAAAAGGATAAGCTTTCCTCAAAAAAAGGCGCTTTTTATTACAGGCTTGATCAATCGCATTACGAGCAGAATTTTGAATCGTTCCTGAACCTTGTACCTAATCCCGAGAAATTCTTTTAG